One Gordonia mangrovi genomic region harbors:
- a CDS encoding TlyA family RNA methyltransferase — protein MAPRARLDAELVRRGLARSREHARAQIADGLVKVNGVVAAKPATNVGRDTPIVVTETVGEDWASRGAHKLLGALEAFEPMGLTVSGRRCLDAGASTGGFTDVLLRRGAAGVVAVDVGYGQLIWRLQNDPRVTVHDRTNVRHLGPDDIGGEADLIVADLSFISLALVLPALARSVRPGGDLVPMVKPQFEVGKDRVGSGGVVRDPQQRVDAVLGVARAARDLGLETRGVVASPLPGPSGNVEYFLWLRRVGRGHPGVSPEIDPPATARPGADMTAADRVGDRTDVTHGAGDAVVPAPDAPASIDTALIEMIARAVADGPR, from the coding sequence GTGGCCCCACGTGCGCGACTCGACGCCGAGCTCGTCCGTCGCGGTCTGGCGCGTTCCCGTGAGCACGCCAGAGCACAGATCGCCGACGGATTGGTGAAGGTGAACGGCGTCGTCGCCGCCAAGCCGGCGACGAATGTCGGCCGTGACACCCCGATCGTGGTGACCGAGACCGTCGGTGAGGACTGGGCGTCTCGCGGAGCCCACAAACTGCTGGGGGCCCTCGAGGCATTCGAACCGATGGGGTTGACGGTGAGCGGACGTCGTTGCCTCGATGCCGGCGCGTCCACCGGGGGATTCACCGACGTGCTGCTGCGGCGCGGCGCGGCCGGGGTCGTCGCCGTCGACGTCGGCTACGGACAGTTGATATGGCGCTTGCAGAACGATCCGCGGGTGACGGTGCACGACCGCACCAATGTGCGTCACCTCGGCCCGGACGATATCGGCGGCGAGGCCGACCTGATCGTCGCGGATCTCTCGTTCATCTCGCTCGCCCTGGTGTTGCCCGCGCTGGCCCGCTCGGTCCGGCCCGGTGGCGACCTGGTACCGATGGTCAAGCCACAGTTCGAGGTCGGCAAGGACCGAGTGGGGTCCGGTGGGGTGGTCCGGGACCCGCAGCAGCGAGTCGACGCGGTTCTCGGTGTGGCGCGCGCCGCCCGCGACCTCGGCCTGGAGACCCGCGGCGTGGTCGCCAGTCCACTGCCCGGACCGTCCGGGAATGTCGAATACTTTCTCTGGTTGCGTCGGGTCGGCCGTGGGCACCCCGGCGTTTCCCCGGAGATCGACCCACCGGCCACCGCCCGGCCCGGCGCCGACATGACGGCTGCCGATAGGGTCGGAGATCGAACAGACGTGACGCATGGCGCCGGTGACGCCGTCGTGCCCGCGCCCGACGCCCCTGCGTCCATCGACACCGCGTTGATCGAGATGATCGCCCGGGCCGTCGCAGACGGGCCGCGCTGA
- a CDS encoding HAD-IIA family hydrolase, which produces MSDRDRTPRRDGGQRRDGGPRRDGDARRDGSSRRESGQGRYAGSGRQGSSRRDGAHRGAGRADRASRGTGSAGRPDEPALPEDVAASDLDSDVRRDLLTLDKTNAENVARHLVMVTRVLADDPALALEHARAARRRAGRVGLVRETLGIAAYSAGEWQEAVSELRAARRITGNPGLLPLIADAERGLGRPVRAVEIARSDDGQALTGEDRTEMRIVESGARIDLGEAEKAVVTLQAEDLTPGRSGTPVARLYYAYASALLAADRADDAVTWFMNAAAADVDDVTDAELRLVELAEGDVTDPATVPTEEAGEAGSTAAGQSIAGPGDGAVSETAEPAETSAPVVAAVGAPPTHERASAAQPTEDGETPVARESLLSRYDALLLDLDGTVYAGHRALPGARETLARIDTARYFVTNNASRRPAEVVEHLTSLGFEATAEQVVTSAQSAARLLAEHVSPGSRALVIGTDGLAQEVREVGIAVTRSAADRPAAVIQGHSPETGWAELSEAALAIRAGALWIACNTDATLPSERGMLVGNGSMVAAVANATGTQPLVAGKPAAPLMADAIARSRASRPLVVGDRLDTDIEGAHSVGLDSVLVLTGVSSAMDLLNAPPEQRPTYVVGDLTDLAAAADTVRIDAHDGWEVAVDGTVVTVGSTGSGDLQSLLPALASAVWSAADQGSLDMSELAVTSADPDVQGVLESVGVTAVR; this is translated from the coding sequence ATGAGTGACCGTGACCGTACCCCTCGCCGTGATGGCGGACAGCGTCGTGACGGCGGGCCCCGACGCGATGGCGATGCGCGTCGTGACGGGTCGTCGCGCCGAGAGTCGGGCCAGGGCAGGTACGCCGGCTCGGGGCGGCAGGGCTCATCACGCCGGGATGGCGCTCACCGTGGTGCGGGGCGTGCCGATAGAGCATCTCGGGGGACCGGTTCAGCGGGTCGGCCGGATGAGCCGGCATTGCCCGAGGACGTGGCCGCATCGGATCTGGACTCGGATGTACGTCGGGACCTGTTGACACTGGACAAGACCAACGCGGAGAACGTCGCCCGGCATCTGGTCATGGTGACCAGGGTGCTCGCCGACGATCCGGCCCTGGCGCTCGAACATGCTCGCGCTGCGCGCCGCCGGGCCGGTCGGGTCGGTCTGGTGCGCGAGACGCTGGGGATTGCCGCTTACAGTGCCGGTGAGTGGCAGGAAGCGGTGTCGGAGCTGCGTGCCGCCCGTCGGATCACCGGCAACCCGGGATTGCTGCCGCTGATCGCCGATGCCGAACGCGGGCTGGGCCGTCCGGTGCGCGCGGTCGAGATCGCCCGCAGCGACGACGGGCAGGCGCTGACCGGCGAGGACCGCACCGAGATGCGGATCGTGGAGAGCGGGGCGCGCATCGATCTCGGTGAGGCCGAGAAGGCCGTGGTCACCTTGCAGGCCGAAGACCTGACCCCTGGTCGTTCCGGAACGCCGGTTGCGCGCCTGTATTACGCTTACGCATCGGCCCTGCTTGCTGCCGATCGCGCCGACGACGCGGTCACCTGGTTCATGAATGCGGCGGCAGCCGATGTCGACGACGTGACAGACGCGGAGTTGCGCCTCGTGGAACTCGCCGAGGGCGACGTCACCGATCCGGCCACCGTGCCCACCGAGGAGGCCGGCGAGGCGGGGTCGACCGCCGCCGGGCAGAGCATTGCCGGGCCGGGTGACGGCGCCGTCAGCGAGACGGCCGAACCGGCGGAGACCTCGGCACCGGTCGTCGCCGCGGTCGGCGCACCGCCCACCCACGAACGGGCCTCCGCCGCGCAGCCGACTGAGGATGGCGAGACTCCGGTCGCGCGAGAATCGTTGCTGTCGCGCTACGATGCGCTGCTGCTCGATCTCGACGGCACCGTATACGCGGGCCATCGTGCGCTGCCCGGTGCGCGGGAGACGCTCGCGCGGATCGACACCGCGCGCTACTTCGTGACCAACAACGCGAGCCGTCGTCCGGCCGAGGTCGTCGAGCACCTCACCTCCCTGGGTTTCGAGGCGACCGCGGAGCAGGTCGTCACCAGCGCCCAGTCGGCGGCTCGGCTGCTGGCCGAGCATGTGAGTCCTGGGTCGCGTGCGTTGGTCATCGGTACCGACGGGCTGGCCCAAGAGGTCCGCGAAGTCGGGATCGCCGTCACCCGCAGTGCGGCCGACCGTCCGGCAGCTGTGATCCAGGGGCATTCGCCGGAGACCGGATGGGCTGAACTGTCCGAGGCGGCGTTGGCCATCCGCGCGGGTGCGCTGTGGATTGCCTGCAACACCGACGCCACGCTGCCATCGGAACGCGGCATGCTGGTCGGCAACGGGTCTATGGTGGCCGCGGTCGCCAACGCCACCGGCACACAGCCCTTGGTGGCGGGCAAGCCCGCGGCACCCCTGATGGCCGACGCCATCGCCCGTAGCCGCGCGTCGCGTCCGCTCGTCGTCGGCGACCGGCTCGACACCGACATCGAAGGTGCGCACTCGGTGGGCTTGGACAGTGTGCTCGTCCTCACCGGTGTCAGCTCGGCGATGGACCTGCTCAATGCCCCGCCCGAGCAACGTCCCACCTATGTGGTCGGTGACCTGACCGATCTCGCCGCCGCTGCGGACACCGTGCGTATCGACGCCCACGACGGTTGGGAGGTGGCAGTCGACGGGACGGTGGTCACCGTCGGGTCAACGGGATCGGGCGATCTGCAGAGCTTGCTGCCGGCCCTCGCGTCGGCGGTGTGGTCCGCTGCCGACCAGGGGTCGCTCGACATGTCGGAGTTGGCGGTGACCAGTGCGGACCCCGACGTGCAGGGTGTTCTGGAGTCGGTCGGCGTCACCGCTGTGCGCTAG